One Aegilops tauschii subsp. strangulata cultivar AL8/78 chromosome 7, Aet v6.0, whole genome shotgun sequence genomic window carries:
- the LOC120970821 gene encoding probable carboxylesterase 5: protein MRCSQRRGMQRTTQNKSFKLKQLNCAMHANKTSLAKQKEGRDISVDMYPFIRKYKDGSIERFLRSPFVLASPDQGGNRGVATRDVVVDKATGVSVRLFLPSRAADTAGRNRLPLVIYVHGGSFCTESAFGRTYHRYATSLAASAGALVVSVEYRLAPEFPIPAAYDDAWAALQWAASSSDPWLASYADWGRTFLAGDSAGGNIVYHTAVRASHEVNDDMMDIEGLIMVHPYFWGAKRLPSELAWADESEGASATAVFPPYGVDRLWPFVTAGQAGNDDPRIDPPASEVSSLACRRVLIAVAGKDTLRDRGLDLAARIRDHDAPWPWMTPGRREVTVVESEGEDHGFHLYCPLRATSKRLMGSIVEFINQQPSSSPANPMVFGVPTTPFKDVFGYGTTMKSWGTRSSMARNRAHGPGAHGPVWPSNKISVRLPMPAGNAHHKQHPLSAAAPWGCVMNKFF from the coding sequence ATGAGGTGCAGCCAACGACGCGGCATGCAGCGGACAACTCAAAACAAGAGTTTCAAACTAAAGCAGCTCAACTGCGCCATGCATGCAAACAAGACTTCTCTAGCGAAGCAGAAGGAGGGACGTGACATCTCCGTGGACATGTACCCGTTCATACGCAAGTACAAGGACGGCAGCATCGAGCGTTTCCTGCGCAGCCCATTCGTGCTGGCGTCGCCGGATCAGGGCGGCAACCGCGGGGTGGCGACGAGGGACGTCGTCGTCGACAAGGCCACCGGCGTGTCTGTGCGCCTGTTCCTCCCGTCCCGTGCCGCCGACACCGCAGGCAGGAATCGGCTTCCCCTCGTCATCTACGTCCATGGCGGCTCGTTCTGCACGGAGAGCGCTTTCGGGCGGACGTACCACCGCTACGCGACCTCCCTCGCCGCCAGCGCCGGAGCCCTCGTCGTGTCGGTGGAGTACCGTCTAGCGCCGGAGTTCCCCATACCCGCGGCATATGACGACGCGTGGGCCGCGCTCCAGTGGGCGGCGTCCTCGTCCGACCCATGGCTGGCCAGCTACGCCGACTGGGGGCGCACGTTCCTGGCCGGCGACAGCGCCGGCGGCAACATCGTTTACCACACGGCAGTCCGCGCCAGCCACGAGGTCAACGATGACATGATGGACATCGAGGGGCTGATCATGGTGCACCCTTACTTCTGGGGAGCCAAGCGGCTGCCCTCGGAGCTCGCGTGGGCGGACGAGAGCGAGGGCGCCAGTGCCACGGCGGTGTTCCCGCCGTACGGGGTGGACCGGCTGTGGCCGTTCGTCACGGCCGGCCAGGCCGGCAACGATGACCCCCGGATCGACCCTCCGGCCTCGGAGGTCTCATCGCTGGCTTGCCGCCGCGTGCTCATCGCCGTGGCCGGGAAGGACACTCTGCGGGACCGCGGCCTCGACCTGGCGGCCCGCATCCGCGATCACGACGCGCCGTGGCCTTGGATGACGCCGGGGCGCCGCGAGGTGACGGTGGTGGAGTCGGAGGGCGAGGACCACGGCTTCCACCTCTACTGTCCGCTGAGGGCCACCAGCAAGAGGCTCATGGGGAGCATCGTGGAGTTCATAAACCAGCAGCCCAGCTCGTCGCCTGCTAATCCTATGGTGTTCGGCGTGCCCACGACGCCGTTCAAGGACGTGTTTGGGTATGGCACGACCATGAAGTCCTGGGGCACACGGTCCAGTATGGCACGTAACAGAGCACACGGTCCTGGCGCGCACGGTCCAGTATGGCCATCCAACAAAATCTCAGTTCGACTGCCGATGCCTGCTGGTAACGCTCATCACAAACAACATCCATTATCTGCTGCGGCTCCGTGGGGTTGTGTGATGAACAAGTTTTTCTAG